The Burkholderia lata genome contains a region encoding:
- a CDS encoding c-type cytochrome → MSEAPHESPVKTPGQLIAVIIASFAIPIILIVLFANYANHAFRYGAGTDALSDEQVAARVAPLAKVDVKDANAPRTYKTGEEVYKAVCVTCHGTGAAGAPKFGNKDDWAPRISQGFDTLLKTALAGKGAMPPRGGTSPDDVSDYEIARAIVYMANNDGANFPEPAAPAANAAQLASGAAAASGTADAASAQIAAAQAAIAAIPKAGEAPAAAAAPAGADAGKALYTSTCQACHAAGVLGAPKFGSKEDWAPRLKDSMDTVYNYALHGKGAMPPKGGSSASDADVKAAVDYMVNASK, encoded by the coding sequence ATGAGCGAAGCACCCCACGAATCTCCCGTCAAAACCCCCGGGCAGCTGATTGCCGTCATCATCGCGTCGTTCGCGATTCCGATCATCCTGATCGTCCTGTTCGCCAACTATGCGAACCATGCGTTCCGTTACGGCGCCGGCACGGACGCGCTATCCGACGAACAGGTTGCCGCACGTGTCGCCCCGCTCGCCAAGGTCGACGTGAAGGACGCCAACGCGCCCCGCACGTACAAGACCGGCGAGGAAGTCTACAAGGCCGTCTGCGTGACCTGCCACGGCACGGGCGCCGCCGGCGCACCGAAGTTCGGCAACAAGGACGACTGGGCGCCGCGCATCTCGCAAGGCTTCGACACGCTGCTGAAGACGGCGCTCGCCGGCAAGGGCGCGATGCCGCCGCGCGGCGGCACGAGCCCCGACGACGTCAGCGACTATGAAATCGCCCGTGCGATCGTCTACATGGCGAACAACGACGGCGCGAACTTCCCCGAACCGGCCGCACCGGCCGCCAACGCGGCGCAGCTCGCCAGCGGCGCCGCAGCCGCGTCGGGCACGGCGGACGCCGCCAGCGCGCAAATCGCCGCGGCCCAGGCCGCGATCGCTGCGATCCCGAAGGCCGGTGAAGCGCCCGCGGCTGCGGCTGCCCCGGCCGGCGCCGACGCCGGCAAGGCGCTGTACACGTCGACCTGTCAGGCCTGCCACGCGGCGGGCGTGCTCGGAGCGCCGAAGTTCGGCAGCAAGGAAGACTGGGCGCCGCGCCTGAAGGACTCGATGGATACGGTCTACAACTACGCGCTGCACGGCAAGGGCGCGATGCCGCCGAAGGGCGGGTCGAGCGCGTCGGATGCCGATGTGAAGGCCGCCGTCGACTACATGGTCAACGCGTCGAAATAA